A single genomic interval of Abditibacteriota bacterium harbors:
- a CDS encoding alpha/beta fold hydrolase: protein MKYLPLFALLALLFFCLPCSAETFIDFSAGQASGILAHDTNDGKFTLSPAGGVNTARITGTPQSRMIYLDVTDPFPAGEKAFVIVEYYDMTGDISLQYDGSGNPYFESPDRYGQNDTGEWKTCVFLLQYPVWQNRENAGHDFRILCEKDLAVRRVEVTSEKPLFYSLPRDPVAELEAREPNVLRDGMTAIQQWQIHEPLAPEDLTDAAFLRAKKLGITSMQSYVGLRQLEPREGELDFSYYDGLTGQLEKHGMKWLPFLIMAPEISVPDWWNSRYGVFAKCLEHGEEAPVQSIWNPNLREGVRRFLTIFREHYKPELIEALNFGISGCWGESIQVAGGGFGIMDRHQHMGYWCGDIYAAESFRSYMQQKYGSIDALNKAWKTGFGGFDALQPFIPNETTSKRAAKDLNDWYYSSMTDLAEFWVKTARELYPDTPIYLCTGGDGNVKLGADFSDQARRIAPYHAGIRITNENDDVMSNFSVTRMVSSACRLYGAYYTTEPGGDNTPDGIPGRVFDATAGGAIGAYFKYLMDKPDLPNIRGIRFAENSAFFRRNTPDLKVAALMPNTSIGLKPEVIDRFIALSTTLRRAQDFEWVDENMTEDGLLSRFRAVVLLAGQVYEQSTLDRLEEWVKAGGVLLSSNETLPLTTPEDGECSWIQPARGAFSGALSMEGEAGEGYAIDVGNRHESGLTGIWHAGEGNVLDPSDSGRWTAGDSSAVMPLPSGDGPVLKILARNDPDHGVDCQVLADGEPIGVLGKSKVPVWSRFELPAGKYSGRIRVTFRSNTFTGGANDPRQLGVFVQEIMLSSRAAEKDDIEDMEDTSLVRYAVDDSRLASSFTPLGKGWTGVFPETSEEYLALVSAALYWEQAPWSAALADSSLPNGRCLAGYKTDGDFDEVIASVIHTPEGQSVYYYNNSSEYLQKTLPNGRTIAVPEYSFAELTPDEAFAPAELEASPIKPADSGAVSPGYMLSYTRGSLKDYALVREPAEEGSDWVIVLHGHGSVADQLYTRQDLAENWLPELADKYGIVTFDTMGNGWMNPTVCSNIHEMLSWLRAKYRVDKFTIIGGSMGGSGALAYAACYPDDIKGVLALCPCTDLKSYTEFLSRAEPGDPVAAIKKDILDTILQKFDQSEMKMKAVSPQRYSERLPLPLFIAHSTGDELIPVENSRILAELMEGLSDFEYMEMEGGGHDTTILPGFARGLEFLREQGALQ from the coding sequence ATGAAATATCTGCCGCTCTTTGCGCTACTTGCGCTCTTATTTTTCTGCCTGCCCTGCTCCGCCGAGACCTTTATAGATTTTTCCGCGGGACAGGCCTCCGGCATCCTTGCCCACGATACCAACGACGGCAAGTTCACCTTGTCCCCCGCCGGGGGCGTCAACACCGCCCGTATCACCGGCACTCCCCAAAGCCGCATGATATATCTGGACGTGACCGACCCCTTCCCTGCGGGAGAAAAGGCCTTCGTCATAGTGGAATACTACGACATGACCGGCGACATCAGCCTCCAGTACGACGGCTCGGGCAACCCCTATTTTGAGTCCCCGGACAGATACGGACAGAACGACACCGGCGAATGGAAGACCTGCGTGTTCCTGCTGCAGTATCCCGTGTGGCAGAACAGAGAGAACGCAGGCCACGACTTTCGGATACTCTGCGAGAAGGATCTGGCTGTCAGGAGAGTGGAGGTGACCTCGGAAAAGCCCCTTTTTTACAGCCTGCCCCGGGACCCGGTGGCAGAGCTGGAGGCCCGGGAGCCCAACGTCCTGCGGGACGGCATGACTGCCATACAGCAGTGGCAGATCCACGAGCCCCTGGCCCCCGAAGACCTGACAGACGCCGCCTTCCTGAGAGCCAAAAAGCTGGGCATCACCAGCATGCAGAGCTACGTGGGCCTCAGGCAGCTGGAGCCTCGGGAAGGCGAGCTGGACTTTTCGTATTACGACGGTCTCACAGGCCAGCTGGAAAAGCACGGCATGAAGTGGCTGCCCTTCCTCATCATGGCTCCCGAGATATCGGTGCCCGACTGGTGGAACAGCCGTTACGGCGTCTTTGCCAAATGTCTGGAGCACGGCGAGGAGGCCCCCGTCCAGTCCATATGGAACCCCAACCTGCGGGAGGGGGTGCGCCGTTTCCTCACCATATTCAGAGAGCACTACAAGCCGGAGCTCATAGAGGCCCTGAACTTCGGCATATCCGGCTGCTGGGGCGAATCCATACAGGTAGCGGGCGGCGGCTTCGGCATCATGGACCGCCATCAGCACATGGGCTACTGGTGCGGCGACATATACGCCGCCGAGAGCTTCCGGAGCTATATGCAGCAGAAATACGGCTCCATAGACGCCCTGAACAAGGCCTGGAAGACCGGCTTCGGAGGCTTTGACGCCCTGCAGCCCTTTATCCCCAACGAGACCACCTCCAAACGGGCGGCCAAGGACCTGAACGACTGGTACTACTCCTCCATGACCGACCTGGCGGAGTTTTGGGTGAAGACAGCCAGAGAGCTGTATCCCGACACCCCCATATACCTCTGCACCGGCGGCGACGGCAACGTGAAGCTGGGGGCGGACTTCTCCGACCAGGCGAGGCGCATCGCTCCCTACCATGCAGGGATACGCATCACCAACGAGAACGACGACGTCATGAGCAACTTTTCCGTCACCCGCATGGTGTCCTCCGCCTGCCGTCTGTACGGCGCCTACTACACCACGGAGCCCGGCGGGGACAACACTCCCGACGGCATACCCGGCAGAGTCTTTGACGCCACGGCGGGAGGCGCCATAGGCGCTTATTTCAAATACCTCATGGACAAGCCCGACCTGCCCAACATACGGGGCATTAGGTTTGCGGAAAACAGCGCCTTCTTCCGCAGGAACACGCCAGACCTGAAGGTGGCGGCCCTGATGCCCAACACCTCCATAGGCCTGAAGCCGGAGGTCATAGACAGGTTCATAGCCCTGTCCACCACTCTCCGTAGAGCTCAGGATTTTGAATGGGTGGACGAAAACATGACAGAGGACGGCCTTCTGAGCCGCTTCCGGGCCGTGGTGCTGCTGGCGGGTCAGGTGTACGAGCAGTCCACCCTGGACCGGCTGGAGGAATGGGTGAAGGCGGGAGGCGTGCTCCTCTCTTCCAACGAGACCCTGCCTCTTACCACTCCCGAGGACGGCGAATGCTCCTGGATACAGCCTGCCCGGGGCGCCTTTTCCGGGGCCCTGAGCATGGAGGGCGAAGCCGGGGAGGGCTACGCCATCGACGTGGGCAACAGACACGAATCGGGACTCACGGGCATATGGCACGCCGGAGAAGGCAACGTGCTGGACCCCTCCGACAGCGGCCGCTGGACCGCCGGGGACAGCAGCGCCGTAATGCCCCTTCCCTCAGGGGACGGACCTGTGCTGAAGATACTTGCCAGGAACGACCCGGACCACGGAGTGGACTGTCAGGTGCTGGCAGACGGAGAGCCCATCGGCGTCCTCGGCAAGTCAAAGGTCCCGGTGTGGAGCCGCTTTGAGCTGCCCGCCGGCAAATATTCCGGGCGCATCAGGGTGACCTTCCGCTCGAACACCTTTACCGGCGGCGCCAACGACCCCAGACAGCTGGGAGTCTTCGTGCAGGAGATCATGCTCTCGTCCCGGGCTGCCGAAAAGGACGACATAGAGGACATGGAGGACACCTCTCTGGTCAGATACGCAGTTGACGACAGCAGACTGGCCTCCTCCTTTACTCCCCTGGGCAAAGGCTGGACAGGGGTCTTCCCGGAGACCTCCGAGGAATACCTGGCCCTGGTCTCCGCCGCCCTCTACTGGGAGCAGGCGCCCTGGAGCGCCGCCCTTGCGGACAGCTCTCTCCCCAACGGGAGGTGTCTGGCCGGATACAAGACAGACGGAGACTTTGACGAAGTCATAGCCTCGGTGATACACACACCGGAGGGCCAGAGCGTGTATTATTACAACAATTCGTCCGAGTACCTCCAAAAGACCCTTCCCAACGGCAGGACCATAGCGGTGCCGGAGTATTCCTTTGCGGAGCTCACCCCGGACGAGGCCTTCGCTCCCGCGGAGCTGGAAGCCTCCCCCATCAAGCCGGCGGACTCCGGGGCCGTCAGCCCCGGCTACATGCTGTCCTATACCCGGGGATCCCTGAAGGACTACGCTCTGGTGCGGGAGCCGGCGGAGGAAGGCTCCGACTGGGTCATAGTCCTCCACGGCCACGGCTCCGTAGCGGACCAGCTCTACACCCGTCAGGATTTAGCCGAGAACTGGCTGCCGGAGCTGGCGGACAAATACGGCATAGTCACCTTTGACACCATGGGCAACGGCTGGATGAACCCTACGGTGTGCTCCAACATCCACGAGATGCTGAGCTGGCTCAGGGCAAAATACCGCGTGGACAAATTCACCATCATAGGGGGCTCCATGGGAGGCTCCGGGGCTCTGGCCTACGCCGCCTGTTATCCCGACGACATCAAGGGAGTTCTGGCCCTGTGCCCCTGCACGGACCTGAAGAGCTACACGGAGTTCCTGTCCCGGGCGGAGCCCGGCGACCCCGTGGCGGCCATCAAGAAGGACATACTGGACACCATCCTCCAAAAGTTCGATCAGAGCGAGATGAAGATGAAGGCCGTCAGCCCGCAGCGCTATTCCGAACGGCTGCCTCTGCCCCTGTTCATCGCCCACTCCACCGGAGACGAGCTCATACCCGTGGAAAACAGCCGGATACTGGCAGAGCTCATGGAGGGCCTGTCCGACTTTGAATATATGGAAATGGAAGGCGGCGGCCACGACACCACCATCCTGCCCGGCTTCGCAAGAGGCCTGGAGTTTCTCAGGGAACAGGGCGCGCTGCAATAG